The sequence GTCCTGTGGTCCTGGGCAGCAATGTTCAGTATCAGGACATAGAGCCTGCAGGACACAGTTGGTCTGGCtgttctctccttccttttaaaagcaaCTCACTCCATCTGCAGGCTCTTTCTTGACCACCCGCTGAACTGAATTTCAGCTGAATTGCTCCAGGGCTTGCTAGGACCTGAGAAAATTGCTGCCTTATATGGCATTAATATGAACGTATTTACCTTGAGAAAGGTGTGCTTCCTGCTAGCTGAGAATAATAGCCTTCCTGTaccaggacaggctggattTATTCATTGTAACATTTAAATGCTGGAGGGCTAGGACATCGTGGGCCAAGGATTTCATAGAAGCTGAGCTCAAAGTGAAGGCCTGTcttacacattttaattttactagGACAGAAGTTTCTCTGTTAATTTATGTATCATACATATTTCTTGCTGATGTGGTTTCAGTTCATATGTACAAACAAACCAAAGTATGCCAATTGTTGCAGAATAAAAGCGCTTTCTAGTAGTGCAGACATAGAATTGATTGACATCTGGAAGTTTGGTATCATTGAAGCCTGTTATCTGGAAACTTCTGCTAAAGTGCTGGCAATAACACTTCTGGCGGAAGTACAGatttcatttgaatttcaaTTTGAATTTGCTCAgttcatttttgtaattttgaagaattatttctgtagtcTAGGAAGAGTCTAGGAAAGAAGTTAATGAAGAAGATTATTTCTAGAATTTCATTGCAGTGAAATTTACCTGTTGTAATATTGCCTCGAAGTACAGAGGTGGCTGGCTAGCTCACTGTTCCAGTGGTGTATTACATCAGTGCTACTGGCAGGCTCTTTTGGCTTAGAAATCTGCAAACAGTCAAGCTTTTTGATTAATAAttcaatggaagaaaatatttctttggtaTTTCACTTCTGTCCTAAATTTCTACTTTCCACACTATGTTAGTGCAACAAAATGCAGTTGAATTTTATCAATAAGCTCTATTGAGTGTTATCCCATTAACTGTCTGCATTCTAGCACATTGGATCTGTATTTCCTAGAAACAGTAGCTTTGGGTAAAGAACATGAGATACTTTGGACTGGGTTCTCAGAAAGCACTGACTACATACCCTCTGCTGTCTGACTTTTGAAAATCACTACCTTTTTTGATACAGTATTTTCAACTCATTTAGATGGTCATACTAGAGAAGAAATTGTTTAAGTCCTTTATTACAAAGATCAAAAGTCATGGTTACCATTTACATACACAATTTACAAATTATTCACAAAAGGAATAACAGATATGCAAGAACTGACAGCTTACTTCAGCCCAAGTTGGGAATGGGACAGTGTATTTGTTTCCCTGctttatttactgaaagaaaagatatgTTTGTTTTTCGTTGTCTGTACGTGTTAAACACTGATCTAGTGTTTATGTAGCACCTTTAGTCATAACCATGCAAATGCTTACATGcttatatttatttgaaagtgCAATGCATGTATAAACATGCACTGGGATCTGTACTCTTCACACTGCTGAGTGTTTGTTGGTCAGAAATCCTGTTGATTTTTGTACAATACAGTGGTTAGGCTTGAAAAAGTTGATTTGTAGGATTTTACTGATTTGAGCAATgtgtcattaaaataaaaattgagatTACTATCAGAACTCTCACTCTAAGAACTAAATTAAGTATGGCTGCTATATCTTTCAAGAATACTATTATGGTCTTAAGACAGATATTAGCCATGTTGTTAGATGTCTTTGATACCACAACTGatttattgcttttccttcatttagGTTAGCACGTTTTATACCGTTGCCTAAAGCTATTTCAGAGACTGGGAAACTTAACAACAAAGAATTTTGAGAGATTTGGTAAATTAGCAAACTTTTCACAGAGTATCTTACAGCACTTAACAAAAGGGAGAATGAGTTTCCAAATTCCCTGGTATGAAAGCACAATATCAACAGTGTAGTAGCTGCCATTTAGCTAAACCTAAAAACACCCATAATTTGCATGTTTTGCTGTCCACTGGGATGACATGTATGACAAAATGCTTGAAGGAGCACACCGATTTAGGAgcaaacacaaatataaatacagacaTCGCCAATGTGATGTTGCATCCAAATTCTAAGcaataaagcaaaacacttcACAAAAGTTGTTACATCTAGTGGAACTGTTTAGTGGGGATAATCCAAATACTTATGACAGTATTATGATGGTATGACTTTCTACCCAGCAATCAAATACTCTTTACCATGAACTTTACAGTATTCTCAGGGTGACAGATAAAGAATGTTGCAGATGCCATGGTaaacttaaaatacagtaatagGCAAAGATTTTAGTGGCACCACCTGTATATACAACGTAGTTGTTGGAACCTTATGGAACAAAGCAACGTTACAGTATGCCTTTGTTAAGGCTTCTTGCTGGTTTAAAAAGGTAGATTTTTCTTTAGGGAGATTGTCCAGCAGTATTGGTTTCACATCTCTTCAGTGGAAGGTCTCTTTATTGATCCACATAAGACTGCGCGTTTCATTTGGTTTGCATTCGTACTCAATACTACCAAAACTGTTTCCCCATTGGCAATGATCCCGTTTGTGGTAGTTGTAGAATTTGACTTGCCAGACTGTTTCAAAAACACCAATGTCGTTAAACTGCGAGGAAGAGGGAATATCAGTGTTAGTGAGCTGATTATTTTGTTGGTTCCTCTCTGTTAATGAGAAACAACAATCTTATGAAACTGCAGAATGTAAAACAGCTGATATAAGGGTTATTGTTCCTCAAGTCAATAAATCAAAGACCTATAAAGCCTGCTCTAGCGGTCATAAAATCTTTTATGCTTAGGCATACATAAAACATGAAGGATCAGACTCTCCATGTACTGTCCTCTTGCTCTTACATCTGCGAAAGGCAAGAGAGTAAAAATGTTCAAGTTCCCAGATGGATAAATGTTACTAACAGCAAGAATCAAAGTTATAATCCTTCTTAAGATGACACAGCAGTAGTTGGCAGGAGGATCTCAAAGTGGGTTGTATATGCATATCATGTAGCAGTGATCTGTAGTGATACAGGCCATCACTTTACCTTTATAGCATACCTAGATGCTGCAGTTATGACTGGGAagattccttcttttcctcaatctgaaatatttaatgtcCCTGTATTTTGTAGCCTTGTGTTTGCAGTGTCTTGATTGAGACATGCTGCTATTAGACTGCTCACTCCTTCCCTGGGATTCTGTTCTGCATTTTACATGAAACTTAAGTAAAAGAAGTTCTCCTTTGTGCATTTCTGTAATTGGTAGTTGTACTGTGATAGTGCAACTTTTCAAACTTAGATATGAGTAATAGAGGCTAGGAAGGAGATAAGCAGCGCGTGTTAGCAGATAAGTGTCTAGTATAGTGAAGGGGTATAGTGTCTGGTATAGTGTCTAGTATAGTGAAGGGTATAGTGTCTAGTATAGTGAAGATTGACTGCAAGTTGCCTAATTGTGCTTGCAACTTTGAACTGAATGAGACCATGGCTATACtaaattctgcaaaataaaatctctcaCTTTTTTGAAGCCATTGCTCGATACCCTTGCAATATCAGAAAAACCATATGAATGAGGCTCAACAAGGGTAGATCATGACTTCAGTTATGGTGGTGATGTAAAATTTGAGTTCCTGTGCCTTGAGACCCTGCAGAGAATCCAAAATGTGGATGTGAAGCCTATACATATTGTTGTTGGTCCCAGTAGTATGGTTTGTTGATTGTGCTATTTTGTTAGAAGATACTTGATAGTGGATTCAGCGCTATGGAATGACACTCTGTTCTTcaacatttttgccttttaaatatttccatcacTCACTTTAATGACAGCTTCTTCACTTGACTATTTTCCATTCCCATCATGTGCCTGGGAGCTGACCTTTGATCATCTGCCTATTATAATCACATTTGCAAAGTCAGTATGAAAGCCCTTTTACACAGTGATTCTTCCTGAGTAGCAAGCAGAGCCTTCTGTATCCAGTTTTCTCAGAAGGAcacgtttggggttttttaaattcaagatgTGGTTTGTAAGCTGCTACTGCGTAATGGACATTGCTTTAAaccttcccccagccccttgTGGTAACTTAATTTAGCCTTGACAACAGCAGGAATTGCTGTGTACTGTTAGTGGAAGGTTTTTATTTGGCTCCAGTTGCAAGTGTTACCTTAAAGGaatagctgaaatatttctgccacTTCCTTTGACAAAGAGAATCAGATGTACAGGCTATTTTATCTCTCCCAGCAACTAAAACCTtaattaaggattttttttattaatcttcTCTGATAATAATCCTGATACACTCATAATGCAAGATAGTAAAGGTTAAGCACATTGGATATTACTGTGCACAATCCACACAGAAATTGTCAGAGAGGAGCATCAGCCACCCTCAGTCTggaaactgaggaagaaaaggcatttctaaTAGCGTTTGTAGAACATGATATGATACAAgagcagcatttcatttcattaatgtATGGAGGATCTGAATTTCAACaagataaaggaagaaaacaaattctatCTTCTTCCAATGACCCAGTTTGCTGAGCTGCCCTGAGTAGTTTGACTGCTGTGGATTTCcaggagaaggaaataattaattGCAGAGCTTTTCTACTACCCTGTGCCTCCCCGCCAGCCCAGTACTTAGCAgatgcagcagctctgtggcGTAATGAGCATTCTGCATCCTCAGAGCTCCCCTGAATTCCTGTGGCTCCTGCAGCTGAATCCTAGCTCCTCCACTGGGCCTGTATACAAGCTTCcccagggaggagggatggcTCTACTCTTTGTAGGTCAGGCTTAGAAGCctgttttcctgtctgctgtTCTCTGTCATCCACTGCTATAGGCGTGAACAGTTATTTAATCACTCCCTCTGAATTTGCATGCTAGGGTGATTTGATGGCTATTTATTATGGGAATGGAGGTCTGGCTTCTTTATTCAATCTTAATCTAGTCTGACCAAGAATAAAATTAGATGCAAAGAGAGGTTTCTGGCTTAGTTTACACCATTTGCTAGTCAGTTCAGCAGTTTCTGGATAGTGTGCATACTTGAGCATTCAGGTAACAAATGCATCCTGAGATTCTGGCATTCAGAAGTGGGATTATTGTTTTACACGTATAAACTATGGCTGTAACAGGTAAGACATCTACCAGCCAGTTAAAGTAGGAGCACaaagaattatttgtttaaagctttaaagcaggtgggaaaaaaattcttacaaaCTTTCTGGCTTTTAGGCGTTAAGTTGGTAGTATCAGACCGGTTTTTAACTGCAGGACTGACCTCACGGTCTATTTCTAATGCGAGTTCAGATTTTATGCCTTAAATAGTATCCTTATCTCCCTAGGATGCATCAGGATCCTGCCTGTTATAGAAGAGGAAGTGGAGACTGAAGTTCCTCATAGTTGAAGGAAATAGGAAAATTTAGAGCTGTAGGCAATAAGCCCAGTTTTGAAGATTCAGGAAGTAGGTATTAGAAGCAGTTTTCAGACTGGGGTATCTGAGGCTGGTTCCCTAAATCTGTTATGGCTCTGTCTAGCTAAGCAGATAAATGATGAGTTAAACATGTAAATCCCTGTTGAGTTGCCTGCATTTAATACTTAAAAGTATCAATTTTGGACATCTAAGTGTGTACTGAAGAACATATCTATCAAGATCAGATCCTAAAAGGGGTTGAGGACCTGCTTAATGCTTGAAAATCCTGTTAGCTTCATGGTTAATATCCCAGGATTTGATTTGTAAAAGCAACTGTTTGGACAAATATTGTATCCACTCATTCTGATGCTGCAACAAACCATCTCAGAGCTTGTACCTGAAAATCAGCCCCTCCTTGCATTTCTTGGAATTACTTCACTTGTGATTtgacttgcttttcttcataagAAAAGTTAAACTTCCAGATCTTCAGAGTTCACATCAGTGCTACACTTAAGGGTAAAGGTGGCTATCAAAATAGGGATGCCTTAGTCAAAGCAGCTAGTTTTTTGGGAGTGCTGCCCTTTCACCTCCTAGTATAAGGACATTGTGAAATATAACTGCAGTACTCAACAGTGGCATCCAGCAGCCCTGTTCTACTGGTTGAGAAGTCATACTGGGTGTTTGATTTTCCTGGGTGTTAAAAGGAGGTGACTGTACAGAAAAGTGATTAACATGGACAAATACTTCAGGGTAGTCTTATTAACCTCAGATTATGAAGTGGTAACTGTTAATGTAATGTGGGGGTCCAAAATTGTTGGCATGCTGTAATTATTAGAAATGCCAAATGGAGATGTTACAGGTCTTATTTAGAAGGGGATTGCCATGCTAAATGATGATTCTAGAAACAAATGGTAAAGATAAAGATCAAGATGAAATCTTGCGTGCAGTGAGCAAATGTGAGAAAGCTGAAATCTGGTGGGCTTGGCAAGGTCCTAAACTTGTATAAGTTGGAACAGACCCTTAAGGAGAGCTTCAGATGAAGATGGCTTACTGCCCCATTTCCCCTTTTTGGTACCAAGGAGGCACAGAATAAATATCAGGAATCCCTCACAACTGTAatcaggagaggggaaaaaaaccccaaacaaccaaaccaaagcCAGAACAAAGCAAACGTCCCCTGCACCCCGAGCATACCACCCAAAGAGTGCTGTGGAAATCTGCCCACTGCTCTTCCTGTCTTctgtcagctctgctgccttACGGGCTTGAGCTTTTGTCATCTCACTTTGGGGCCATGGCATATACTGATTCTGGCCCTTGGAGCTTCTCTTGAAGGTTGGGGTGAGGAGCCACTTGAATAAGAACTTAGGTTTGTGGATGCAGAGATAATATGATAATGGGAAGCAtatggggaaagaaagggagaagacagcctttgggggggagggggtgttcTCACACATGCTTTAAGCCTCTGTCAGGTCCTTGGGCATCCTGCAGGTGACAGGTGGAAGGGGAGAGTAGTCATCCCTTGTGCTTGGGGCCTGCTCTGCTCCAAAAAacctggcagtgctggcaggCAAAAAGGAGGGTCCCTGTATGCCAAGGGCTTGGGACTGGATTCCTAGCCAGGAACCTTGGTGGGAGTTGCCTGAAGTCTGTAATATgccctgcagaaaaggtgaGAAGTTCAGCTcctatttttctcctgcagcaccccaaaggGCTATGCGAATCTCTAGAAATCCCCCTACTACTTTCTGGCTCTTGCTGCTCTCTTGGCTTCCCCTTGGGAAGCAGGGCTTGTGTTTCCAGCTACGCTCTTGACCAGCAGTCTTACTGatgcaaagcagagagctgaGTGCAGCAGCTGTTATCAGACTTTGCCCTGGAATATTTCACCTCCACAACTCCCTCTCTGGGAGGCAAccccctgctgccctcccttGTCTTCCCATGCCAGGCCTGGAGAATCCACATACCTGCATGTTGACCTGGATGGGCTGTCTCTCCCCACTCTTGGTATGGGGCACCCCTTCTGTGTCGTAGATCCCTGTGTAAGAGGCCACTTGTGCATCCCTCGATTTCTCTTCCAGTGGGACGTTGACGCCCCCGATGCCCATTGTCCTGCAAAGAGACAGGATCCAGACTTTCAGCAGCCCCGCAGGTCCCCTTCCCTAGCAGCTTGGAGCCA comes from Ciconia boyciana chromosome 3, ASM3463844v1, whole genome shotgun sequence and encodes:
- the CNRIP1 gene encoding CB1 cannabinoid receptor-interacting protein 1 isoform X2 — its product is MGDIPGLVKISVSLKIQPNDGAVYFKVDGQRFGQNRTIKLLTGAKYKIEVALRPGTVQATTMGIGGVNVPLEEKSRDAQVASYTGIYDTEGVPHTKSGERQPIQVNMQISKPKEPASSTDVIHHWNSELASHLCTSRQYYNRRNSQGFQLYPNYK
- the CNRIP1 gene encoding CB1 cannabinoid receptor-interacting protein 1 isoform X3, yielding MGDIPGLVKISVSLKIQPNDGAVYFKVDGQRFGQNRTIKLLTGAKYKIEVALRPGTVQATTMGIGGVNVPLEEKSRDAQVASYTGIYDTEGVPHTKSGERQPIQVNMQISKPKEPASSTDVIHHWNSELASHLCTSRQYYNRVFISACYGS
- the CNRIP1 gene encoding CB1 cannabinoid receptor-interacting protein 1 isoform X1, producing MGDIPGLVKISVSLKIQPNDGAVYFKVDGQRFGQNRTIKLLTGAKYKIEVALRPGTVQATTMGIGGVNVPLEEKSRDAQVASYTGIYDTEGVPHTKSGERQPIQVNMQFNDIGVFETVWQVKFYNYHKRDHCQWGNSFGSIEYECKPNETRSLMWINKETFH